In Bacillus rossius redtenbacheri isolate Brsri chromosome 15, Brsri_v3, whole genome shotgun sequence, one genomic interval encodes:
- the LOC134539737 gene encoding UPF0389 protein CG9231 encodes MALMLRTFLARRLMTPLPEKFVRARNICKTSARLEKPSVAVKEAEMAGGDPTKLGPLMIKVKPYMKYCLVWTGKYKSVSEVPEKLSHSVLDMALNKMRVKISIYMMGATVLGCFAFVFAGKRMAKEGDSLAKRTIDHHAQLREEARREREAAPAK; translated from the exons ATGGCGTTGATGCTGAGGACGTTTTTGGCGAGGCGGTTGATGACTCCACTCCCGGAGAAGTTTGTGCGAGCCCGCAACATTTGCAAGACCTCTGCGAGGCTGGAGAAGCCTTCGGTGGCTGTCAAAGAGGCGGAGATGGCCGGAGGTGATCCGACCAAACTTG GGCCGCTTATGATTAAAGTGAAGCCGTACATGAAGTATTGCCTGGTTTGGACCGGGAAGTACAAGAGTGTTTCTGAAGTCCCAGAGAAACTATC GCACAGCGTGCTGGACATGGCCCTGAACAAGATGCGGGTGAAGATCAGCATCTACATGATGGGCGCCACGGTGCTGGGCTGCTTTGCGTTCGTGTTCGCGGGCAAGCGCATGGCCAAGGAGGGCGACAGCCTGGCCAAGCGCACCATCGACCACCACGCGCAGCTTCGCGAGGAGGCGCGCCGGGAGAGGGAGGCCGCGCCAGCCAAGTGA